In a single window of the uncultured Pseudodesulfovibrio sp. genome:
- a CDS encoding tetratricopeptide repeat protein, producing the protein MAGKYDSIVYDYFEKANGSIILISEDPLFKRMLSSTIFKVIGTKRDCLAAAETVHSGLKRVQAMNKAGQEFIVFIERMIGGNTSTDTILTLKRLLPELKIIVLVGETKRENIAFFYEIGVANVISKPASMNNIIEKLAFTVKPQGKLSEYMHLGKRSLAAGKLMEAMKIAQKVLSLKPESPAGLMLKGDVHLAQNELDKALESYHRAHESSKIYLEPIKKLVEAYRGVDENEMLRYMKKLDRLSPLNAQRKTEIGKVHAKRMEMEKAEAYFDQAIETVTREAMGMISAVAESISEAVAADPGMSEKYLTKILEAKGSHLDKDDISLFNKLGIALRGQGKWREAIDNYAAALRISPEDEGLYYNMGMAYYDGGDKRRAGQCFLKALEHNPDFYKASETVSMNLGGLFADLREYEHAIPCFENALALNPGNQLAARKLAALKDNVN; encoded by the coding sequence ATGGCCGGTAAATACGATTCCATCGTTTACGATTATTTCGAAAAGGCGAATGGTTCCATCATATTGATCAGTGAGGATCCGCTCTTCAAGCGGATGCTTTCCTCCACCATTTTCAAGGTCATCGGGACCAAACGGGACTGTCTGGCAGCGGCCGAGACCGTGCACTCCGGGTTGAAGAGGGTCCAGGCCATGAACAAGGCCGGGCAGGAGTTCATCGTCTTCATCGAGCGCATGATCGGCGGCAATACCAGCACGGACACGATCCTGACCCTCAAGCGGCTGCTGCCCGAACTGAAGATCATCGTTCTGGTGGGCGAGACCAAGCGCGAGAACATCGCCTTCTTTTATGAGATCGGCGTGGCCAATGTCATCTCCAAGCCCGCATCCATGAACAACATCATCGAGAAGCTGGCCTTTACCGTCAAACCCCAGGGCAAGCTCAGCGAGTACATGCATCTGGGCAAGCGGAGCCTGGCAGCCGGCAAATTGATGGAAGCCATGAAAATCGCCCAGAAGGTTCTGTCCCTCAAGCCGGAGAGTCCTGCCGGGCTGATGCTCAAGGGTGACGTTCACTTGGCCCAGAACGAACTGGACAAGGCGTTGGAGAGCTACCACCGGGCCCATGAGAGTTCCAAGATCTACCTGGAACCCATCAAGAAGCTGGTCGAGGCGTATCGCGGCGTGGATGAGAACGAGATGCTCAGATACATGAAGAAGCTCGATCGTCTCAGCCCGCTCAACGCCCAGCGCAAGACCGAAATCGGCAAGGTCCACGCCAAGCGCATGGAGATGGAAAAGGCCGAGGCCTACTTCGATCAGGCCATTGAGACCGTGACACGCGAAGCCATGGGCATGATCAGCGCGGTGGCGGAATCCATTTCCGAGGCCGTGGCCGCGGACCCTGGCATGTCCGAAAAGTACCTGACCAAGATTCTGGAAGCCAAGGGCAGCCATCTGGACAAGGACGATATCTCTCTGTTCAACAAGCTCGGCATCGCCCTGCGCGGCCAGGGCAAATGGCGCGAGGCCATCGACAATTACGCGGCCGCCCTGCGTATTTCCCCGGAGGACGAGGGGCTGTACTACAACATGGGCATGGCCTACTACGATGGCGGGGACAAACGCCGGGCGGGACAATGCTTTTTGAAGGCCTTGGAACACAACCCCGATTTCTATAAGGCTAGTGAAACGGTCTCCATGAATCTCGGCGGGTTGTTCGCCGATTTGAGAGAGTATGAACACGCCATTCCCTGTTTCGAGAACGCGCTGGCCCTGAACCCGGGCAACCAATTGGCCGCCCGCAAGCTCGCCGCGCTCAAGGACAACGTGAACTGA